DNA sequence from the Arthrobacter jinronghuae genome:
GGCAACCAGGACCAGGACGTAGGACGTGAACGCCATCGTCACGCCGAAGTAGGACAGGCCCAGGGACTGGCCGAGCAGCGGATACAGCGGGGTTGCGAGGTTGGCGCCGATCAACAGCGTGCTCATTACGGCCAGCGTCAGGAGCAGCCGGGGGCGGATGGCCGCGTCCCACTCCTTCCGCCTGGTGCGGGCGGCGGGCTGCATGCGCAGCTCACTGAGCACTGTCACGGGGCACTTCCATCCTATTTGTAGCTAATGCCTCTACAGGATGAAGTGTCTCGGAGCAGGGTAGGCACATTAGAGTGTTCTTTTGAGCGAATTGTTCAATATCGTTACGAGCAGCTGACAGGAGATGCGCGAGATGGCCAATCTGGACCCGCTGGACCGCAGACTGCTGCTGGAACTGGTGCGCGATCCCCGGGCACAGATCAGCGACCTCAGCGAGCGGCTCGGTGTGGCCCGCAACACCGCCCAGGCCCACGTCCGGCACCTTCTGCGGGCCGGGGTCATCCGCCGGTCGGGGCGCGACGTCGATCTGACGCAGTTGGGCTATGACGTGCAGGCATTCGTCACCATCGAGGTGAACCACCGTGAACTCGACGGCGTCATCTCCGGGCTCCGTACCCTCCCCCAGGTTTTGGAAGTGCATGAGATCTCCGGCCGCGGTGACGTGTGGTGCCGGTTGACCGCCACGGATACCCAGCAGCTGCAGCAGGCCCTGCGCTCCGTCCTTCGGATCAAGGGCGTGATCCGTACGGAAACGGTCCTGGCCCTGCATGAGCACATCCCGTACCGCACCGAACCGCTGCTGGAAAAACTGGTCCCGCCGGCCCCCTGAGTCCGGCGGCTGCCGCTGTTATCGATCAGCGGCACGAAGCAGTTGCTGCGCCGCTTCGAGCCGGATCCCGGCATTCCGTGTCCGGCTTCTGCCGTTCGCGGCGCGGGCACCGGACACGAGGGTCAGTACGACGCCGGCCGTCCTGGCGTTCAGCGCGGCCGGGTCCGCCGCGTCCTCGAAGACCCGGCGGAAATCGGCGAGTGCCCGTCCGAGCTGCGGGCGTGTTGGATTGGCTGCCGCCAGGACTGCCAGGTGCCCCAGCAGGCAGGCCAGATCGTCGACCCGGCGGCCGGGGCCCAGACCGTCAATGTCCAGCAGCCCGGTGACCCTGCCCCCGCTGAGCAGGAGGTTTCCCTCATGGAAGTCGCCGTGGACCGGCACCAGGGGGCCGGCCGGGGCCGATTCCACCACGCCCCGGATGCGCCGCGCCAGATCGAAGATACTGTTTTGCTCCCCGGGGAGGACTGCGGCGGCGGCTGCGGCATAATCCTCGGCCCGGTCGGCCCAGGACCGGCGCAGCGGCAGGTCCAGCGCACCGGACGGCAACGCCTCCAGCAGGTCCAGCAGGGCTTCGGGCCGCACCGCGGCTTCGGTATCCTCAACCAGCAGCCGGAAGAGGGAGGTGCCGGGCAGCGGGCTGAGGATGACCGCCTCACGGTCCGGGCCGGAAGCGCCGGGCAGGAGCCGCGGAGCCGGCACGCCGCTGCCCTCGAGGAGCCGGTGGCGCCGGCGCAGGGCAGGCAGTTGCTCCCGCGGGAGGAGCTTCAGATAAGCGGCTTCGTCAAAGTGCTGCGCCCGGATTACTGCCCGTCTCAGCGGCCGGTAGGCAACGAGCGATAACCTCGCCGGTTCGCCGGTACCAAACACGTCCCTCGCCACGGCATCGGCGTCGGTGGCCCAGGGCAGGGACCTAAGTACGGGGTCATGCGGGTGGAACCACAGGCGCAGGTCCAGCCCGGCAATCCGTGCCGTGGCGACGTCGGGTCCGGCGGCGACGTCCCCTGTCGTGGCACCGAGGTGCAGGGTCAGGGCGTCATCGGCTGCCGGTCCCGGCCCCGTCCGGCGGCACTGCACCCGGTAAAGGGCCGAGACAGCTCCTCCCGGCCGGTGGTGGCTCCGCAGGTGTTCCCAGCGTTGAAGCGCCAGCCCGTGGGACCGAAGCAGGTCCTGCAGGGGTCCCCGCATCGCCGGGCCCGCCAGGACGGCGACAGCTTCCACGGCCCGTCCGCGGCCGGACCTGGGCTCGACTGGCACGGCGGCGGGTGCCGTGGCCTGCGTCTCGGCGCCTAGGCCCGCCGGCGCGACAGGACGTCGTCGAGGTTGATCTTGCCGGTTTCCGGGCGCGCCTGCTGCGCATGCGCGGTGGCGGGAGCGGGTGTGGAGGCGGGACGCAGCGGTGTCTTGGTCAGGGGCCGGGGGGTTTCAGGAAGGACGATCGGTTCGGGCGCCGGTCGCTCTGCCTTGGGCGCATCTACGTAAATGGGTTTCGGGAGTTCTACGGGCTGCCACGGCGTGGTGCTGGGCTTGGCCGGGGGCTGGACGGGGGCTGCAGCCACCTTCAGGGCCTCCGTGCGCAGTTCCTCGGCAGTAACGCGGGCAGGGGGCGCTGTGCTTTCGTCAGGTACGGCAGCGGACTCGCGGTCAAACAGAACGGTTTCAGGCTGCGGCTCAGTTTCCGGTGCCGCGGGTGCCTGCACGTCGTCGGGCTCCGCGGCGGCCCGGTTCTGCGTATAGCGGGGCTCCGGGCCCATGGCGGCACGGAAAGCGTCTTCCACCCGACGCCTGCGGTCCCGCAGGGCGAGCGAGCGGAGCATCGCAACCACCGCGGCCACGACTGCCAGGCCGGCTACGGGAAGGAACCAGGATACGGAGGTGAAGGCTGCCAGCAGTGTGCCGACTACAACGGCAAGGATGCCAAGAAGGCCGCTGGCCGCCAGGACGGTCCGGCCGGTGCGGATCCGGAAAGCAGGTCCCGGCTGCTCCGGGCGAACGTCCGGCTGCTCCTGGCTCTGGAACTGTGCTGCCCCGCCCCCGCTGGGTGTAGTGCTGATGTTGTTCATGATGATCCCCTGGGACCCCTTGTCCGGTGAGGCGGGCGGGCGGATGGTGTTGGCGGCTGGACGGTCGGCGGTAACTGCCGCCCGTGCCGTAGACGGTGCTGCTGTCTGTGTTGTTGCCTGTGGTGCTGCTGTCTGTGCGATTGTCTCGGCCGCGGAAGTAGCTGGACGACGGAGGAAATACGGACCTACCCAAACCAGCCACAGTGCAACGGCCAGTGCCAGCACGAGTGAGCTGTTCAGTGAGCTGTTCAGTGACCCGGTCAGCGACCCGATCAGTGAGCTGTTAATAGGGAAGTCCACACTTACGACCGTAGAAGCTCCGGGCGCCCGGCACGTGCATTACGTCCGGTGTGTCGGCGTGTCTGCTGTGAAAGTTGTTGCCTAACGTGCCCGGCGGGACTTCCAGCGGTTCAACAGACCCTCGGGCACCTCCTCCGCGGTGAGCGCAAAGCTCCGGTGGTCGGCCCATTTTCCGTCGATATGCAGGTAGCGCTCGCGCAGTCCCTCGTCCCGGAATCCGAGCTTTTCAACCACCCGGAGACTCGGCCCGTTCTCCGGCCGGATGTTGATTTCCATCCGGTGCAGGGCCAGGGCCTGGAAACAGTGGTCCGTTGCCAGCGCCACCGCCGTGGGCACAATTCCGAGCCCTGCCCTTGCCTGGTCCACCCAGTATCCGAGGGTCGCCATGCGCGCCGATCCCCACACGATGGTGGACACGGTCAGCTGCCCCACAATTGCCGGCGGCCGCGCAGGATCCTGCCGCTCGGTAATGAGGAACGGCAGGGCAGATTCCTGCCGTGCCTGGCGGTTGAGGCTGCGCACCATGTCGCCGTAGGTCGGCGGTTCGCCGCCCGGGACGGGATTGCTGGCCTCCCACGGCCCTACCCAGCGGGCGTTCCGGGAACGGACCTCCGTCCATTCCCGCCGGTCCCGGTGCCGGATGGGCCGGAGAATGACATCGTCACTCTCCAGCGTCACCGGCCATGAAGCCCGCATGGGGGGAATTAATCTTCGAGCGTGCCGGTGAAATCCTTCAGCCAGTCCCGCAGGGCCGGGCCGAGGTCTTCACGTTCGGAGGCCAGGGACACCACTGCCTTGAGGTAGCTCAGCTTGTCACCGGTGTCGTAGCGGCGGCCGCGGAAGACCACACCGTAGACCCCGGCCCCTTCGCCGTCGGCTGCGGCCAGCGTCTGCAGCGCGTCCGTCAGCTGGATTTCGCCGCCGCGGCCGGGGCCGGTTTCTTCGAGCACTCCGAAGACCGAGGGGTGCAGCACGTAGCGGCCGATCACGGCGAGGTTGGAAGGTGCGTCGTCGACGTCGGGCTTCTCGACGAGTTTGTTGACCCGGACGTAGTCCTCGCCCTCGACAACGGAGATGTCCGCACAGCCGTAGGCACTGATCTGTTCCGGATCAACCTCGATCAGGGCAATGACTGAGCCGCCCGTCTTTGCCTGGACCTCGACCATCTTGCCCAGCAGCTCATCACGGGCGTCGATCAGGTCATCGCCCAGCAGGACGGCAAAGGGCTCGTCGCCGATATGCAGCTTGGCACGCAGCACCGCGTGGCCCAGGCCCTTGGGATCGCCCTGGCGGAGGTAGTGGATTTCGCCGAGCTCGGAGGCCGCCCGCACCATCGCAAGCTTCTCGTGGTCGCCCTTGTCTTCCAGCGTCTTCTCGATGAAGGGGACGCGGTCGAAGTGGTCCTCGAGGGAGCGCTTGTTCCGCCCCGTGATCATCAGGATGTCCGGCATGCCTGCATTAACGGCTTCTTCAACCACGTACTGAATCGCTGGCTTGTCCACCACCGGAAGCATTTCCTTCGGCATTGCCTTGGTAGCTGGGAGGAAGCGGGTACCCAGACCGGCTGCGGGGATTACGGCTTTGGTTATGGAGGGGCGTGACGTCGTCATAGTCGTAAGCGTACCTAAGAGGTCTTTGATTGCACCAAATAGGCACGCTTATAGACAATGGGGGCTATGTGTGCGCGTGCAAAGGACCAGGCCCGAAAGGACTTCCTGCGGCTGCGGCGGGAGTTGACCGCGGAGGACAGGGCCGAAGCCGCCCAGGGGCTGGCCCGCGTCGGACTACAAGGGGTTCAGCAGCGGGTACCCCGCGGCGGAACGGTGGCCGGCTATCTCTCCGTGGGGAGCGAACCGGGCATGGACGCGCTGCTCCCGGGTCTGGTAAAGGCCGGGTACCGTGTGGTGGTTCCGGTGTGTGAACCCGAATGGCAGCTGTCGTGGTGCGACTGGACACCGGAGACAGAGCTGGTGCCCGGGATGCATGGCTCCCTGCTGGAACCGGCCGGACAACGCTACGCCGCCTCCGACCTGCCGGAGCTGGGCCTTGTCCTTGTTCCCGCGCTGGCCGCCGATTCCGCGGGCGGACGGATGGGCAAGGGCGGCGGCTACTATGACCGGTTCCTGGCCAGGCTGCGGGCGGACGGCAATCCTGCCGCTGCCGTCGCTGTGGTGTTCGAGCACGAATACGTCCCCGTCGGCACCTTCGAAACCACTTCCCTGGATGCGCCCGTGGACGCCGTGCTTACCCCCGAAGCCTGGCGGGCGGTGCCGTCGGAGCACATGTATACTTAGCACTCAAGGCTTGAGAGTGCCAGCTTTGAGAGTGCCCCAAGGAGGATTACCAGAGTGCCCACGTATGCCTACGCCTGCAAGGATTGCTCCCATTCGTTCGATATCCAGCAGTCCTTCAGTGAAGACTCCCTGACGGTCTGCCCCGAGTGCGGCGGCCGCCTGCGCAAGAAGTTCAACAGCGTCGGAGTCGTCTTCAAGGGCTCCGGTTTCTACCGCACCGATTCACGCGACGCTGCCTCCACGGTTCCTGCTGCCCCCGCCAAGACCGAGAGCTCCACGGCACCGGCAACAACTTCCGGCAGCGGGACGTCCGCGCCTGCAGCCACCGCGAACTCAGGCGGCGCACAGTCCTAAGCCGTGCCGCCGGGCTTATGGCCCGCCGTCGCAGTTTCCCCTTCAGGCCTGCGGACCGGCGTTTTACCGGCCCGGGCTAACCTCGCACCCACTTTCCCTCCACACCGCCCCTTCCCACCGGGCGGCCCACGTGCGGGCTAAGGCCTGCGAAGCGCCGCCCCGGTTGCGCAGCGCCTGCGGCTAGCGTCGTGCCATGCCTTTTCGCCGCCTCTCAGCCAAGGTGTCCCCCGCCACCGCTGCCTACCGGGGACAGCCGTCAGTGTCCGGCAGTTCCTTCTCGAGGATGCGCCGCTTTATTGTCCGCCACCGCCGCCTCCTGGCTGCCCTGGCGTGTTGCGCTGCCGTCGGGTCTGCGGTCGAAGCGCTGGTACCGGCGGCGGCGGAACGGACGACGATCGTGAGTGCCTCCCGGGATTTGCCGGCCGGTACGGTGCTGGAATCCGGAACGCTGGAAACAGTACGCCTACCGGCTGAAGCCGTCCCTCCGGGTGCCCATGGACAGCCGGACGCACTGGTGGGCCGGCGGCTCGCTACGCCGCTGTTGCGCGGCAGCCCGGTCACGGACATTTCTCTGGCCGGTCCCGGTCTGCTGGCCGGTGCCCCGCCCGGTTCCGTGGCCGTGCCGCTGCGCCCGGCCGACCCCTCCGTCCTCGGTCTGCTGGGGCCCGGACAACTCGTCAACGTTATTGCGGGTGCCGACGCGGCGTGGACGGGCGGGGAGCCGGGACAGACCGCGCAGGACGGCAGCACCGCGGTGGTGCTGGCCTCCTCGGTACCGGTGCTGTGGGTGTCCGGCGGAGAGCCCACAGGAGACGGCTGGCCGGGCAACGGCGGCGGTGAGGGCCTGGTGGTGGTGGCTGCGGATCGAGAGAACGCAGCCCGCCTCACGGCGGCTTCCGGGAACGACGGGATCTACCTTGTCCTGACGGACGGCTAGCCGTACTGGGACAGGATTTTAGTTACACCGCGGCGCTAGTGCTCTACCTCCATAGCCGCGGGATGCCGCCTACCCCCAGTGCGGAGGACGCTGCTCCCGCAGCCAGGACTCGCTGTCTTCCGTGCTGTCGCCCCACGCCCGGGGGTCATCTTCCTTGGCGATGACGGGCAACAGCCCGGCAGGCCCGCCGGGTCCGGGCGAAACGGCCCGGCGGTTTCCACGCCTACGGGTGCCGTGCGTGGTGCCGTTTGTGGTCCCGTCCGTGCTGCCGTCCGTGCTGCCGTCCGTGGACGGATGTTCCCCCGCTGCTGTGACCTTGCCGGTCCCCTCGGCCGCCTTGCCGGCCCCCTCGGCCGCAGCTGCCGTTTCGCGGCTCCGCTCGGCCGCGGCGGTTTCCTCCGCCGCGGCCTTCCCGGGAACGGGTTCCTCAGTCATCGCTCACTCTCCTGCTGCGTCGTCCGGGACGGATCCCGACCTCCGTTCGCGCATCCGGCTGCTTCCGTGCGGAGTCACGGTTACCCGCGGAGCCGGGCCGGCAGCCTCATCCGTTTCCGTCTCTGCGGTATCCGTGCTGCGGGGAACGGGCTTCTGCCCCACAGGAGGATCCGGCAGCTCGAGGAAGCGGCTCACGAGGTCGGCGCAGGCGGACGGGTCGCTGAACACCTCGATGGTCCACAGCGGCATATACCGCCAGCCACGCCGCTCAAGCAGCTGCGGCCGGAGCCGGCTGCGTTCACGGACGGACATGGCACGGTACCGTTCGGTGCCGTCGGACTCGATCGCCAGCGGGGCCGGCGTGCCGGTCGGACCGGCCGAGTGGGGAGCCGCAGCGACAATGTCGATCGCGCCGTCGTAGTGGTCCCAGACCTTGGCGCCGCGTTCCCGCAGGCGGCCCACCAGATCCGCGACCAGCGGATCCTCCTCCATGATGCCTCCGGCAGCCGGGATTTCCTCCCTGGCGGCTTCCGGATCGAGCTCCCGCTTGATGAGTTCGTAGAAGTCCAGGGCGCCGTAGCCCAGCCGCGTGCGGTCCAGGTCTGCCGGCTGGAAGCAGGTCAGCACATGCTGCTTGTAACGTGCCCGGGTCATGGCCGTAACGAATTTCTTGCGTCCGTCCGGTGCCGACAACGGGCCGAAGTTATGCAGGGCACGCCCGTGCGGGGTGCGCCCGAACCCGAGGGAGAAGATCACGCTGTCCCGGACCATGCCCACGGCACGGTCCACCGGCACTACCCGGAAGGACTCGGACTTCGCCGTGAAGAAGTCCGCGGCCCAGGGGAAGTTGGCCATCTGGACGCGGATGGCCTCGGCTACCCGCACGGCGTGGCGCGGGCTGGCGGTGATGACGCCGAGGGACTGGTGCGGGCGGCGGCGGATGTGTTCGAAGACCAGGTCAACCACACGGTTGACCTCAGCTGCGACACTTTCCACGCCCTCATGGTCTGCGCTGGGCATACCGGTTCCGTCCGGCAGGTATTCCACGGAGAGTGCGCGGTGGCCGGTGGTGACCTCGTCTGCACTCGGGACCATGGAAAGGCGCCCGCCGTAGAAGGAGTCGCTCAGCTGGCGCAGCAGTGCCTTGTCGGTGCCGCGGTAAACGGTGGACAGGCAGCGTGTGGGCAGGACGCGTTCAAGCGCCTCGAAGGCGCTGAGCAGCTCGACGTGCTGCTGTGCTGCACCGGCCGGTTCAACACCGATGGTGAACGGTCGCGGTCCGCCCAGGCAGCTGTCACCGAAGGCAACAACCTGCGAGGCACGGGCCAGCGCCGGGACTGCGGACTGCAGGCTGGTGGACTCGGCATCGAGGAGGACCACGGTGTCGAAACGGCGGTGTTCGGGCAGTACCATCGGCAGCACCAAGGGGCTCGCAGCCCACACCGGCAGCAGCGAGGACACGAGTTCCTCGGACTGCAGGCTCAGGCTTTCCAAGGACAACTCGCCGTCCTTGAGCAGCTCGCGCAGGTCTTCGGCAGCACCCTTCGCTGCCTGAACGCCTGAGCGCCAGCGCGAAGCCAGGCTCCAGCGCAGCCGAGCTGCACCCGAGGCAATGTGGGCGTTGTCCGCCAGCCGGTACTCCGCTTCCAGGCGGCGCAGGCTGTTGCCGTCGGACATGGCAAGGTAATCGTCGCCGCTGATCATGGCTTCGAGGGCGGACTGCCACCATGCCAGTTCCAGCTCGTAGCCCACGTGGCGGGGCTGGACCTCGCGTGCGCTCAGGTCATCCAGCAGTTCACCCAGGCCCTGGGCCCGCATCTCGTCGAGCAGCAGGGTCCGTTCGGGCAGCGTTTCGAGGGTTTCCCGGTCCCCCGCCAGCTGGCTGAGCTGCTTCTCGAGTTCATCGAGCTGCAGGGATGCCAGGTCGGGGTGGAGCGGCGTCTCGGCCAGGATGCCGGTCAGGGTATCCAGCTGGCGCTTGACCAGCAGGTAGGAACGGTTGATCTCGGCCAGGCCGGTGGGCACCGAGGGGTGACGCTGGGTGGTGGCGTAACGGGTCCAGACGGCACGCTGCTGCTGGACCTCGGCCAGGGAGGCGTGCAGGTCGGAAATATGCACACCGGGCCGGACGTATTCCTTGGCCACGCGCCGCAGGCGGGAACGGGTCATGGAACTCATATCGATGCCGCGCTCCCGCCGCCAGGACGAAGACGCGGTTGCCGAGATCAGGTCAGTCACCGGGCGGTCGAAAATGTCCGGGGTGAACTTGTCCAGGCTTTCCCGCACGGCCACCAGCAGTTCCAGCTGTTCACCCCACTGGGCGAATGTTTCGCCGAGGCGGATTTCGGAGTGCTCGGCCACGTCCTGGACCTTGGCGCGCAGCGCAGGCAGGTCCGCCGCAAGGGTCTGGGTCAGCGCGTAGGCTTCTTCCGTTTCCTTGCGGTTGAGCAGCTTGGCTCCGTACCACGGGCTGGTGGTTGCTGCCCGGCTGAAGCTGCCGAGTTCGGCGGCCCGGCGCAGGCGGCCGGAGAGTTCGGTGCGGTCGGTGATGCTGTCCAGGACGCTCCGCTTGAGCCGGACCGTGGTGGCCGGCGCCGGGTTCATGGAGGTCAGCTCGGCCAGGGACTGCATGGCCTGGTAGGGCGAGCACCCCCAGCGGCGGCGGACGTTGTGCAGCGACTTCACATGGTCGCGGAGCTGGTGGCGGTTTTCGAGCAGGACCTTGTGCAGGCTATCCAGTTCGGGGGCCTGCGCCTTTTCGTTGCGCACGATGGCGCGGACCAGCTGGTCCTTCAACTGCTGCTGTGTGAGGCCGGCGTTGGCCTGCAGGACCAGGGAGCCCAGTTGCATCGCGTCCAGCTCGGAGACGAACTGGTTCAGGGTGCTGCGACGTTCCGCCACTACCAGGACGGACTTGCCGGCGTTGGCCAGCGCGGCAACCGCGTTGAGCGCCGTCTGGGTCTGGCCCGTACCGGCCGGAGCGGAGACGACCAGCGACTGGCCCGCGTTGATCAGGTCCAGGACTTCCTGCTGCTGGCGGTCGGCGTCGAGGATGAGCAGTTCATCCGCGGGATCCCGCTCGTCCAGTGCCGGCAGGTCCAATGGCTCGGGGATGGCCGGACTGGCAGACCCGTCCCGGGCGGCGTCGATCAGTGCGCGGAGGATCGGATGGGCCGGGTCCAACGCCGGATCCTCGGACAGGTCGGACAGGTCGGCGAAGGTGGAAACCAGCAGCCGGTGTTCAATGTTGATTCCACGGACGCTGCCGGTGACGGCGCGGAGCTTTTCCAGCACGGGGTGGGGATCAAAGCGGGCGGTGCCGTAGGCGAGGCGGGTAAGCGCGTCGACGTCGATGTCCAGGCCCTGCTCATGCTGCAGGTGGCGGACCAAAGCGGGGTTCAGCGCCGCCTTTTCGGTCAGCTGCAGCTCATAGTCATCCTGTGAGGCGTGGACCGTCAGCGCAACGGGCGTGAGCAGCACGGGAGCCGTCAGGGACTCGGGGCGCAGCGCTTCATCGGAGGCGTAGCGCCAGGATGCGGTACCCGCGGCCATATAGCCGACGTCGATGCCGCGGTCGGTGCCCAGCTCGTAGATCTTTGCGCGCAGCAGGCGCCCGGCCTTCATGGCGGCGCCGTACTGGTCCGGGTCCCGCAGCAGGGTCGACAGGCGGGTACGCCGGCCGGCGAGCAGCTGGGCCAGGCCGGACGGGTGCGCGTGCGTCAGGTCGATGCTGTTGGCGGCGGACGGCGTGAAATGGAGCAGTGTGTCCGTTCCGGCGTGCTGTCCCAATTGTCCCAGCCACGGCAGCAGGAAGTCCGAGGGATTCTCCCCGGTATTCTGCTCAGACACTAGTGCCCTCTTTTCTGCACTTCCGCGCGTTCTCGACCAAATTGGCATACCTTCAAAACTATCGCGTCGGGGAAGGTTTCCCGAACATAGCAACGCGGGGGACAAAACCGAGGACGGCCGAAACGGCCGTCCTCGGTCCCCTTTACGCTATTCCCACTCGATTGTTCCCGGCGGCTTGCTGGTTACGTCCAGCACCACGCGGTTGATTCCGTCCACCTCGTTGGTGATGCGGTTCGAAATCCGGGCCAGCAAATCGTACGGAAGCCGTGACCAATCAGCTGTCATCGCGTCTTCGCTCGAGACCGGACGCAGCACGATGGGGTGTCCGTAGGTACGGCCGTCGCCCTGGACGCCGACGCTGCGGACATCGGCCAGGAGCACTACCGGCATCTGCCACACTTCGTCGTCGAGGCCTGCACTGGTCAGTTCGGCGCGGGCGATGGCGTCCGCGCGGCGCAGCAGTTCCAGCCGCTCGTGGGTAACTTCGCCGACGATGCGGATGCCCAGGCCGGGGCCGGGGAAGGGCTGGCGGCCGACGATCTCGGCCGGCAGGCCGAGCTCGGCGCCGACCGCACGGACCTCGTCCTTGAAGAGCGCCCGCAGGGGTTCCACCAGTTCGAACTTCATGTCCTCCGGCAGGCCGCCCACGTTGTGGTGGCTCTTGATGTTGGCTGCGCCTTCACCGCCGCCGGATTCCACGACGTCCGGGTACAGGGTGCCCTGCACCAGGAAGCGGATCGGCTCGCCCTCGGCTTCGGCCTTGGCCATGATGGCCCGCTCGGCTTCTTCGAAGGCGCGGATGAACTCGCGGCCGATGATCTTGCGCTTGGTCTCGGGATCGGAGACCCCGGCCAGGGCGCTCAGGAAGCGTTCCTGCTCGTTG
Encoded proteins:
- a CDS encoding Lrp/AsnC family transcriptional regulator, translating into MANLDPLDRRLLLELVRDPRAQISDLSERLGVARNTAQAHVRHLLRAGVIRRSGRDVDLTQLGYDVQAFVTIEVNHRELDGVISGLRTLPQVLEVHEISGRGDVWCRLTATDTQQLQQALRSVLRIKGVIRTETVLALHEHIPYRTEPLLEKLVPPAP
- a CDS encoding phosphotransferase, producing MEAVAVLAGPAMRGPLQDLLRSHGLALQRWEHLRSHHRPGGAVSALYRVQCRRTGPGPAADDALTLHLGATTGDVAAGPDVATARIAGLDLRLWFHPHDPVLRSLPWATDADAVARDVFGTGEPARLSLVAYRPLRRAVIRAQHFDEAAYLKLLPREQLPALRRRHRLLEGSGVPAPRLLPGASGPDREAVILSPLPGTSLFRLLVEDTEAAVRPEALLDLLEALPSGALDLPLRRSWADRAEDYAAAAAAVLPGEQNSIFDLARRIRGVVESAPAGPLVPVHGDFHEGNLLLSGGRVTGLLDIDGLGPGRRVDDLACLLGHLAVLAAANPTRPQLGRALADFRRVFEDAADPAALNARTAGVVLTLVSGARAANGRSRTRNAGIRLEAAQQLLRAADR
- a CDS encoding GNAT family N-acetyltransferase — encoded protein: MRASWPVTLESDDVILRPIRHRDRREWTEVRSRNARWVGPWEASNPVPGGEPPTYGDMVRSLNRQARQESALPFLITERQDPARPPAIVGQLTVSTIVWGSARMATLGYWVDQARAGLGIVPTAVALATDHCFQALALHRMEINIRPENGPSLRVVEKLGFRDEGLRERYLHIDGKWADHRSFALTAEEVPEGLLNRWKSRRAR
- the galU gene encoding UTP--glucose-1-phosphate uridylyltransferase GalU, producing the protein MTTSRPSITKAVIPAAGLGTRFLPATKAMPKEMLPVVDKPAIQYVVEEAVNAGMPDILMITGRNKRSLEDHFDRVPFIEKTLEDKGDHEKLAMVRAASELGEIHYLRQGDPKGLGHAVLRAKLHIGDEPFAVLLGDDLIDARDELLGKMVEVQAKTGGSVIALIEVDPEQISAYGCADISVVEGEDYVRVNKLVEKPDVDDAPSNLAVIGRYVLHPSVFGVLEETGPGRGGEIQLTDALQTLAAADGEGAGVYGVVFRGRRYDTGDKLSYLKAVVSLASEREDLGPALRDWLKDFTGTLED
- a CDS encoding 5-formyltetrahydrofolate cyclo-ligase, producing the protein MCARAKDQARKDFLRLRRELTAEDRAEAAQGLARVGLQGVQQRVPRGGTVAGYLSVGSEPGMDALLPGLVKAGYRVVVPVCEPEWQLSWCDWTPETELVPGMHGSLLEPAGQRYAASDLPELGLVLVPALAADSAGGRMGKGGGYYDRFLARLRADGNPAAAVAVVFEHEYVPVGTFETTSLDAPVDAVLTPEAWRAVPSEHMYT
- a CDS encoding FmdB family zinc ribbon protein, whose product is MPTYAYACKDCSHSFDIQQSFSEDSLTVCPECGGRLRKKFNSVGVVFKGSGFYRTDSRDAASTVPAAPAKTESSTAPATTSGSGTSAPAATANSGGAQS
- the cpaB gene encoding Flp pilus assembly protein CpaB, which translates into the protein MPFRRLSAKVSPATAAYRGQPSVSGSSFSRMRRFIVRHRRLLAALACCAAVGSAVEALVPAAAERTTIVSASRDLPAGTVLESGTLETVRLPAEAVPPGAHGQPDALVGRRLATPLLRGSPVTDISLAGPGLLAGAPPGSVAVPLRPADPSVLGLLGPGQLVNVIAGADAAWTGGEPGQTAQDGSTAVVLASSVPVLWVSGGEPTGDGWPGNGGGEGLVVVAADRENAARLTAASGNDGIYLVLTDG
- a CDS encoding DUF4011 domain-containing protein, with product MPIWSRTRGSAEKRALVSEQNTGENPSDFLLPWLGQLGQHAGTDTLLHFTPSAANSIDLTHAHPSGLAQLLAGRRTRLSTLLRDPDQYGAAMKAGRLLRAKIYELGTDRGIDVGYMAAGTASWRYASDEALRPESLTAPVLLTPVALTVHASQDDYELQLTEKAALNPALVRHLQHEQGLDIDVDALTRLAYGTARFDPHPVLEKLRAVTGSVRGINIEHRLLVSTFADLSDLSEDPALDPAHPILRALIDAARDGSASPAIPEPLDLPALDERDPADELLILDADRQQQEVLDLINAGQSLVVSAPAGTGQTQTALNAVAALANAGKSVLVVAERRSTLNQFVSELDAMQLGSLVLQANAGLTQQQLKDQLVRAIVRNEKAQAPELDSLHKVLLENRHQLRDHVKSLHNVRRRWGCSPYQAMQSLAELTSMNPAPATTVRLKRSVLDSITDRTELSGRLRRAAELGSFSRAATTSPWYGAKLLNRKETEEAYALTQTLAADLPALRAKVQDVAEHSEIRLGETFAQWGEQLELLVAVRESLDKFTPDIFDRPVTDLISATASSSWRRERGIDMSSMTRSRLRRVAKEYVRPGVHISDLHASLAEVQQQRAVWTRYATTQRHPSVPTGLAEINRSYLLVKRQLDTLTGILAETPLHPDLASLQLDELEKQLSQLAGDRETLETLPERTLLLDEMRAQGLGELLDDLSAREVQPRHVGYELELAWWQSALEAMISGDDYLAMSDGNSLRRLEAEYRLADNAHIASGAARLRWSLASRWRSGVQAAKGAAEDLRELLKDGELSLESLSLQSEELVSSLLPVWAASPLVLPMVLPEHRRFDTVVLLDAESTSLQSAVPALARASQVVAFGDSCLGGPRPFTIGVEPAGAAQQHVELLSAFEALERVLPTRCLSTVYRGTDKALLRQLSDSFYGGRLSMVPSADEVTTGHRALSVEYLPDGTGMPSADHEGVESVAAEVNRVVDLVFEHIRRRPHQSLGVITASPRHAVRVAEAIRVQMANFPWAADFFTAKSESFRVVPVDRAVGMVRDSVIFSLGFGRTPHGRALHNFGPLSAPDGRKKFVTAMTRARYKQHVLTCFQPADLDRTRLGYGALDFYELIKRELDPEAAREEIPAAGGIMEEDPLVADLVGRLRERGAKVWDHYDGAIDIVAAAPHSAGPTGTPAPLAIESDGTERYRAMSVRERSRLRPQLLERRGWRYMPLWTIEVFSDPSACADLVSRFLELPDPPVGQKPVPRSTDTAETETDEAAGPAPRVTVTPHGSSRMRERRSGSVPDDAAGE